The following are encoded in a window of Drosophila simulans strain w501 chromosome 3L, Prin_Dsim_3.1, whole genome shotgun sequence genomic DNA:
- the LOC6737708 gene encoding uncharacterized protein LOC6737708 — protein MLLMPTSCGPGPPTDHGPMSLPTSSSSCPNRARIPTRAADDDEPVRRSGTLTQRQSSGSGIPQWLLILIGLLAILAQTPGSQVAAEKSKHYYMQSLCKNHFLQQLYRKIDGAVLWSQNERNLDCIITFQTHSVLQRFMLRFDMLQLDCNDHLLVYDGAHAVATPKIDISCRNTKNTVNALLTRTNFVTLKYVTDGWGTDANGFKLVITSVKDPKHTCKDFTCATREFCIHPDLLCDGINHCGDNSDESVQNLCQNETSSTVFGLDMTWFVLIVVGVLLVLSALIVAVAICVCRRQDENAANQNTALQVHHTADTNGSSKHLHYHGISVGGTLTREHTQLPTSGNWHHPAGPSGYHRTPHNYLKMATKVRPIWCLANSVN, from the exons ATGCTGTTGATGCCCACATCCTGTGGGCCGGGTCCACCCACCGACCACGGCCCCATGTCCTTGCccacttcctcctcctcctgccccAACCGCGCCCGCATCCCCACGCGAGCggcagatgatgatgaacCGGTCCGGCGGTCAGGGACCCTAACCCAAAGGCAAAGTTCGGGGTCGGGCATTCCCCAATGGCTGCTAATCCTCATCGGACTGCTCGCCATTCTCGCCCAGACACCAGGCAGTCAGGTGGCCGCCGAAAAGAGTAAACACT ATTACATGCAATCGCTGTGCAAGAACCACTTCCTCCAGCAACTGTATCGGAAGATCGATGGAGCCGTGCTCTGGTCACAGAACGAGCGGAATCTGGACTGCATCATTACCTTCCAGACGCACTCGGTGCTGCAGCGCTTCATGCTCCGCTTCGACATGTTGCAGTTGGACTGCAACGATCACCTGCTGGTTTACGATGGCGCCCACGCCGTCGCCACGCCCAAG ATTGACATCTCCTGTCGGAACACAAAGAACACCGTCAACGCGCTCCTGACGCGCACGAACTTTGTGACACTGAAGTACGTGACCGATGGCTGGGGAACGGATGCGAACGGCTTCAAGTTGGTGATTACGTCGGTGAAGGATCCCA AGCACACCTGCAAGGATTTCACCTGCGCCACCCGCGAGTTCTGCATCCATCCCGATCTCCTCTGCGATGGCATCAACCACTGCGGCGACAACTCCGACGAATCCGTGCAGAATCTCTGCCAGA ATGAGACGAGCAGCACGGTTTTTGGCCTGGACATGACCTGGTTCGTCCTCATTGTCGTGGGTGTCCTGCTCGTCCTGAGTGCCCTCATCGTGGCAGTGGCCATTTGTGTGTGCCGGCGCCAGGATGAGAATGCCGCCAACCAGAACACCGCGCTCCAAG TGCACCATACGGCCGACACGAACGGGTCGTCGAAACATCTGCACTACCACGGCATCAGTGTCGGCGGGACGCTGACGCGGGAGCACACCCAACTGCCGACGTCGGGAAACTGGCATCACCCTGCGGGACCATCCGGGTACCACCGCACTCCACACAACTACTTGAAGATGGCCACCAAAGTCCGTCCCATTTGGTGCTTGGCAAATTCCGTCAATTAG
- the LOC6737709 gene encoding gustatory receptor 68a: MTGATKLFHFSYCHKAHHIDMKIYQDIWPISKPSQIFAILPFYSGDVEDGFRFGGLRRWYGRLVALLILIGSLTFGEDVLFASKEYRLVASAQGDTEEINRTIETLLCIISYTMVVLSSVQNASKHFRTLHDIAKIDEYLLANGFRETYSCRNLAILVTSAAAGVLAEAFYYIHYRSGIGGKRQIILLLIYFLQLLYSTLLALYLRTLMMNLAQRVGFLNQKLDTFNLQDSGHMENWRELSTLIEILCKFRYITENINCVAGVSLLFYFGFSFYTVTNQSYLAFATLTAGSLSSKIEVADTIGLSCIWVLAETITMIVICSACDGLASEVNGTAQILARIYGKSKQFQNLIDKFLTKSIKQDLQFTAYGFFSIDNSTLFKIFSAVTTYLVILIQFKQLEDSKVEDISQEDISQA, encoded by the coding sequence ATGACTGGAGCCACcaaattgtttcattttaGTTACTGCCACAAAGCACACCACATCGATATGAAGATCTACCAGGACATTTGGCCTATATCCAAGCCCTCGCAGATCTTTGCTATACTACCATTCTATAGCGGAGACGTCGAGGATGGCTTTCGCTTCGGAGGATTGCGTCGCTGGTACGGACGTCTAGTGGCCCTGCTTATACTGATCGGCTCACTGACATTCGGCGAAGATGTGCTCTTCGCCTCCAAGGAGTACAGATTGGTGGCTAGTGCCCAGGGTGATACCGAGGAGATCAACAGGACCATCGAGACGCTTTTGTGCATCATCAGCTATACAATGGTGGTATTATCGAGTGTACAGAATGCATCCAAACACTTTCGCACTCTTCACGACATTGCCAAAATCGATGAGTATCTGCTGGCCAATGGATTCCGGGAAACCTACAGTTGTCGCAATCTGGCCATTCTGGTCAcctctgcagcagcaggtgtCCTCGCTGAGGCCTTCTACTATATTCACTATCGTAGTGGCATTGGCGGCAAAAGGCAAATCATCCTGCTCCTGATCTACTTCCTCCAACTGCTCTACTCCACTCTGCTGGCCTTATATCTGAGGACGCTCATGATGAATTTGGCACAAAGAGTTGGATTTCTTAACCAGAAACTGGATACGTTTAATCTTCAGGATTCTGGCCACATGGAAAACTGGCGTGAGTTGAGCACGCTTATAGAGATCCTTTGCAAATTCCGCTACATCACCGAGAATATTAACTGCGTGGCCGGAGTTTCGTTGCTATTCTACTTCGGCTTCTCCTTCTACACGGTCACAAATCAGAGTTACTTGGCCTTTGCTACATTGACAGCCGGCTCATTGAGTTCCAAAATAGAAGTGGCTGATACCATTGGACTATCATGTATCTGGGTTTTGGCTGAAACCATCACAATGATTGTGATTTGCAGCGCATGTGACGGCCTGGCATCCGAGGTGAATGGCACGGCACAGATCCTGGCGAGAATTTACGGCAAGAGCAAGCAGTTCCAGAACCTCATCGACAAGTTCCTAACGAAGAGCATCAAACAGGATCTTCAGTTCACCGCCTACGGATTCTTCTCCATTGACAACTCAACACTCTTCAAGATCTTCTCGGCTGTTACGACCTATCTGGTGATTCTCATTCAGTTCAAGCAGTTGGAGGACTCCAAGGTGGAAGACATTAGTCAGGAAGACATTAGTCAGGCTTAA
- the LOC6737706 gene encoding uncharacterized protein LOC6737706, with protein MEFVSAISTVGNTETVAREFAIAFLQAVTSDPDNWIVKVSHQFVGQCFRVLGLNFNVSVQAFSQTQDHPYRDANPNYIFDPVPLVMTELDKFLDRLPRLLAQVGELLAKDSQGTKFDQLTQPIPCYLNLILKWIKVVQAMCRNMQLSNSTSVDRYICEPLARMSFSILGGLAKLLPKYENFSGFKGICLALAVDVRYGIFYQETCDVVVPPMLDIFRKHYKTFCGPEKSALDFVYCILTVVMSDEDCYIKAYEFLESMIRKFAESTQHSHHLRCFTNELITVKYVVLQFETLKDSNSKPLLLATLKYLMTLQRSLASAECFTKRFHEELLHLVLRMSVSSATVASMAAKVYITLSQRQHQEQEIEQHILETYVKIPQNPRKNITYEQFRNELTRYLKTLIQYFPALQEFDFYARVLTARNVRMELSLIAAQCASIIFEMHMAEYTTLPVARDQVNELLRVWPRILKASSKQNGTRPLIYGIYDLIDFDSVAECDAELLLNLESSCLDNFLNDDTINESEFQRLYVNISRSVDATGNIQIHTTTSRALRDEQAALQLRLANTDSQSPEMLELLKEYAFSYMRIHAVLMVNKLHVRYVADLYETLAKFVLEMPTLNENITLYGSESLASMLVLLHGDLKDSDAEMIDKISALVKQLQDFCVSELRKENINLKRAKFFVCSTLIMHINQLPYLSLDSAAYDKILEVLTSPPRELPPELTSNTYFADMHYMFRLLIKTEQFDLPTNRIWKLLMQYKMSSIKSLDTEIEELINVFIKYRIESYIHYMSVIQLHIYKDSNVNKKGSIALTAHLRLIDMNCSALDSWLLRYIIFKESLSLLIRNMRIRRSEVTNSSQRNRLLPLKYILNMVVNLRLDEAQFLNIAKMLHVLKDETIGPQENSEIENFITQISTYKYQAEDEHLEATKNEYFEGRLIPLPAGPLNLWQLKTLYNTTDLTD; from the exons CCAGTTTGTGGGCCAGTGCTTCCGCGTCCTGGGCCTCAACTTCAACGTGAGCGTCCAGGCCTTCAGCCAGACGCAAGATCATCCGTATCGCGATGCCAATCCTAACTATATCTTCGATCCGGTGCCACTGGTGATGACCGAATTGGATAAGTTCCTGGATCGCCTGCCCCGTTTGCTGGCCCAAGTAGGCGAACTGCTGGCCAAAGATTCCCAGGGCACCAAGTTCGATCAGCTCACCCAGCCGATACCCTGCTACCTCAATCTGATTCTGAAGTGGATCAAGGTGGTGCAGGCGATGTGCAGGAACATGCAGCTCAGCAACAGCACCTCCGTGGATAGATATATCTGCGAACCGCTGGCCAGAATGT CTTTCAGCATCCTTGGCGGACTGGCCAAATTGCTGCCCAAATATGAAAACTTTTCGGGCTTCAAGGGAATTTGCCTAGCGCTCGCCGTGGACGTTCGCTATGGCATTTt CTATCAGGAAACCTGCGATGTGGTGGTTCCGCCCATGCTGGACATTTTCCGGAAGCACTACAAAACTTTCTGTGGCCCCGAGAAATCCGCGTTGGATTTTGTATATTGCATCCTGACGGTTGTG atgTCGGACGAGGATTGCTATATTAAAGCTTACGAGTTCTTGGAGTCAATGATTAGGAAGTTTGCCGAAAGCACACAACACAGCCATCATTTGCGTTGTTTCACCAATGAACTGATTACTGTGAAATATGTTGTTCTGCAGTTTGAAACTCTTAAGGACAGCAATTCCAAACCCTTGCTCTTGGCCACTCTAAAGTATTTGATGACTCTTCAGAG AAGTTTAGCCAGTGCAGAGTGCTTCACAAAACGTTTCCACGAGGAGCTCCTCCATCTTGTCCTGCGAATGTCAGTTTCGTCGGCGACTGTTGCTTCCATGGCAGCCAAGGTATATATTACACTATCCCAGCGACAGCACCAAGAACAGGAAATAGAACAGCACATTCTGGAAACCTACGTGAAGATCCCCCAAAATCCCAGAAAAAATATCACCTACGAACAGTTTCGAAATGAACTGACGCGCTATCTAAAGACGCTCATTCAGTATTTTCCCGCGCTACAGGAGTTCGACTTCTACGCCCGAGTGCTCACTGCTCGGAATGTTCGTATGGAATTGAGTCTTATTGCTGCGCAATGTGCAAGCATTATCTTTGAAATGCATATGGCAGAGTATACCACCCTGCCGGTGGCTCGTGACCAGGTCAACGAATTACTGCGAGTCTGGCCTCGGATTTTGAAGGCCTcatcaaaacaaaatggcaCTCGACCGCTGATCTACGGTATATATGATTTGATCGATTTTGACTCAGTAGCCGAGTGTGATGCTGAG TTGCTTTTAAACTTGGAGAGCAGCTGTCTGGATAATTTTCTAAACGATGACACCATCAATGAGTCTGAATTCCAAAGGCTCTATGTGAATATATCGCGCTCTGTAGATGCAACAGGGAACATTCAGATACACACTACTACGTCGAGGGCTTTGCGAGATGAACAAGCTGCATTGCAGCTCCGGCTGGCCAACACCGACTCCCAGAGCCCAGAAATGCTGGAGCTCTTGAAGGAATATGCCTTTAGCTATATGCGCATTCATGCTGTCCTAATGGTTAATAAGCTTCATGTTCGCTATGTGGCGGACCTTTACGAAACACTCGCCAAATTTGTGCTAGAAATGCCTACACTGaatgaaaatataa CTCTTTATGGCTCCGAAAGTTTGGCTAGCATGCTGGTTCTTTTGCACGGAGATCTTAAGGATTCGGACGCCGAGATGATAGACAAGATATCTGCATTGGTAAAGCAGCTGCAAGACTTTTGCGTTTCTGAACTGAGAAAGGAAAACATAAACTTAAAAAGGGctaagttttttgtttgttctaCTCTTATAATGCACATCAACCAGCTGCCATATTTAAGCCTTGACTCTGCTGCATATGACAAGATTTTGGAAGTATTAACTTCACCACCACGTGAATTACCGCCTGAATTAACTTCAAATACTTATTTTGCCGATATGCACTATATGTTTCGTCTACTCATAAAGACGGAGCAATTCGACCTTCCCACCAATCGAATATGGAAGTTACTAATGCAATACAAAATG TCTTCAATCAAATCTTTGGACACCGAGATAGAAGAGCttataaatgttttcataaaGTATCGGATTGAGAGCTATATCCATTATATGTCTGTAATTCAATTGCATATCTACAAAGATTCCAATGTGAACAAGAAGGGTTCCATTGCCTTGACTGCCCATCTTCGACTAATCGATATGAACTGCAGTGCTTTGGACTCCTGGCTGCTGCGTTATATAATCTTTAAAGAATCGCTTAGTCTCTTGATCAGAAACATGCGCATTAGAAGATCGGAAGTTACAAATTCAAGTCAACGAAATCGTCTTCTGCCATTGAAGTATATTCTAAATATGGTGGTCAACTTGCGCCTGGATGAAGCCCAATTTTTAAACAT TGCTAAAATGCTGCACGTTTTGAAGGACGAGACAATTGGGCCGCAAGAGAATTCGGAAATCGAAAACTTTATTACTCAGATCAGTACATATAAATATCAGGCCGAGGATGAGCATTTGGAGGCTACAAAAAATGAGTACTTTGAGGGTAGGCTAATACCTTTGCCCGCTGGTCCATTGAATCTTTGGCAGCTTAAAACTCTTTATAATACAACAGATCTAACTGATTAA
- the LOC6737707 gene encoding vacuole membrane protein 1 has product MAASNVSEAGEISLAELVQDRMEWKSLVLWRRPVQTLKFGGLEAGHLLVSFIAKLLNLWLVGGLLLLGMFCLLPGPHADFVIFCQQRFGFAVYWLGLGVLSSVGFGTGLHTFLLYLGPHLAAVTLAAYECQTLDFPTPPYPDLKVCPQEPYKRNYPDEWQILAKVRPEALLWGIGTALGELPPYFMTRRARLSGKELNGAEEQKLLAEKRRCGKLGIFDHAKLFMERVMRRVGFLGILFCASIPNPLFDLAGITCGHFLVPFWKFFVATLIGKALVKATIQQLFVIASLTESLVDRFVVGLGKLPYVGPPMQRMIRELLRSTKQQMHGTVNSDSLAYLSYLVRAFELCALIMVTCFVVSSLNCLAQIHCKRKQEKRRKMRNLEMILYADTEASSSEEFSV; this is encoded by the coding sequence ATGGCTGCTAGCAACGTCTCTGAAGCAGGAGAGATTTCATTGGCTGAACTGGTACAGGATCGGATGGAATGGAAGTCCCTGGTTCTTTGGCGTCGCCCTGTACAGACTTTGAAGTTTGGTGGCCTGGAGGCCGGTCATTTGTTGGTATCCTTCATCGCAAAGCTGTTGAATCTGTGGCTAGTGGGCggtctgctgctgttgggcatgttttgtttactgcCAGGACCTCATGCAGATTTCGTGATTTTCTGCCAGCAGAGGTTTGGATTTGCGGTTTACTGGCTGGGCCTGGGTGTGCTCTCATCTGTGGGGTTTGGCACCGGGCTGCACACCTTTCTGCTCTACCTGGGACCCCACCTGGCAGCAGTCACTCTGGCCGCCTACGAGTGCCAGACGCTGGACTTTCCCACTCCTCCGTATCCGGACTTGAAGGTCTGCCCACAGGAGCCGTACAAGCGCAATTACCCAGATGAGTGGCAAATTTTGGCAAAGGTGCGTCCGGAGGCGCTACTCTGGGGCATTGGCACTGCTCTTGGTGAGCTGCCGCCGTACTTTATGACACGTAGAGCACGGCTCTCCGGCAAGGAGTTGAATGGAGCGGAGGAGCAAAAGTTATTGGCTGAAAAGCGAAGGTGCGGAAAGCTAGGCATTTTCGACCATGCCAAGCTGTTCATGGAACGGGTGATGCGAAGAGTGGGCTTCCTGGGAATACTATTCTGCGCCAGCATACCCAATCCTCTGTTCGACCTGGCCGGCATAACGTGCGGACACTTTTTGGTGCCCTTTTGGAAGTTCTTTGTGGCCACCCTGATCGGCAAGGCGTTGGTCAAGGCCACCATACAGCAGTTGTTCGTTATCGCGTCCCTAACCGAGAGTCTAGTCGATAGGTTTGTGGTCGGTCTGGGCAAGCTACCCTATGTGGGACCTCCAATGCAGCGCATGATCAGGGAACTGCTGCGATCAACGAAACAGCAGATGCATGGAACAGTCAATTCCGATTCCCTGGCCTACCTGAGCTATCTGGTTCGGGCGTTCGAGCTGTGTGCCCTCATCATGGTCACCTGTTTCGTAGTATCCTCACTGAACTGCCTCGCACAAATCCATTGCAAGCGCAAGCAGGAGAAGAGGCGCAAGATGCGGAACCTGGAGATGATCCTCTATGCCGATACGGAGGCATCATCGTCGGAGGAGTTCAGCGTCTAA